In one Saimiri boliviensis isolate mSaiBol1 chromosome 3, mSaiBol1.pri, whole genome shotgun sequence genomic region, the following are encoded:
- the LOC104650039 gene encoding melanoma inhibitory activity protein 2-like: MENTVSNSNGFPWGLVIWAGVIGFFAIPLFLWKTIRSVRSWLYVGREKKLAVVLCELIEKKCKVLEKSRCAQKVFGDYEVQSSLQDNSFEKEAAEAQSLEAACEKLNRSISEIKDEIFYLEKELKEEKSKHTGQDKLMAESSKMIRSLEDHVASLKSQMAEAKMTFRIFQMNGEQLKLAIKDTLNENSQLQGIHKQLLQEAAVWKEQVSELNKQKISFEDSEVHTEQVLIDKDDHIKTLTERLLKIKDWTPMLREDRTDDHNLTLEMNSELENGAYLDDTPKGALKKLIHAKLYTLKTLRGERNQIYIQLSKINETQKDLRDHVKHLQSEQASLQSENTHFESENQKFQQQLKVMTELYKETSMRLYKKLENEEELSNVDRKLNYTTDQLENYRKQVKDLEEKLERMILSYQGRMIFCKRKEHENWLAAQTAEGILSDFRKENAHKRQKLTEMEFKFKFLHNDPAALDVPNTGFGREHYPYVTNMRRGPPCPPPPPGIRLGVSPHDFPPRDFPGPPYAPFAMRNAYPPRAFPPYFHQDLGFSFLPLYTEGRSEIPAGWIPSSNDPATEQK, encoded by the coding sequence ATGGAAAATACGGTATCAAATTCTAATGGTTTTCCGTGGGGATTAGTAATATGGGCAGGTGTCATTGGATTTTTTGCTATTCCCCTTTTTTTGTGGAAGACTATCAGATCAGTTAGGAGTTGGCTTTAcgtgggaagagagaaaaagcttGCTGTAGTGCTTTGTgaactaattgaaaaaaaatgcaaagtgcTTGAAAAATCTAGGTGTGCTCAGAAAGTGTTTGGAGACTATGAAGTACAGTCATCTTTACAGGATAACAGCTTTGAGAAGGAGGCAGCAGAAGCACAGAGTTTGGAGGCAGCCTGTGAAAAGCTTAACAGGTCCATTTCTGAAATTAAGGATGAAATATTCTATCTAGAAAAAGAGTTAAAGGAAGAGAAATCTAAACATACTGGACAAGATAAGTTGATGGCGGAGAGTTCAAAAATGATACGGTCACTAGAAGATCATGTAGCATCCCTCAAATCACAAATGGCTGAAGCCAAAATGACCTTCAGGATATTTCAAATGAATGGAGAACAACTGAAGTTAGCAATAAAAGATACTTTGAATGAAAATTCTCAACTTCAGGGAATCCATAAACAGCTTTTGCAAGAAGCTGCAGTATGGAAAGAACAAGTGAGTGaacttaataaacagaaaatatcattTGAAGACTCCGAAGTGCACACAGAACAAGTTCTAATTGATAAAGATGATCACATCAAGACTCTGACTGAACGCTTGCTGAAGATTAAAGATTGGACTCCTATGCTCAGAGAAGACAGAACGGATGATCATAACTTGACATTGGAAATGAACAGTGAATTGGAAAATGGTGCCTACTTAGATGATACTCCAAAAGGAGCTTTGAAGAAACTGATTCATGCTaagttatatactttaaaaactttACGAGGAGAAAGAAACCAAATTTATATTCAGTTGTCCAAAATTAATGAAACACAGAAAGATCTTAGAGACCATGTTAAACATCTACAGTCTGAACAAGCATCTTTACAGTCAGAAAACACACATTTTGAAAGCGAGAATCAGAAGTTTCAACAGCAACTTAAAGTAATGACTGAATTATATAAAGAAACTTCAATGAGACTTTACAAAAAGTTAGAGAATGAAGAGGAGCTTTCTAACGTAGACAGAAAGCTCAACTATACCACTGACCAGCTGGAGAACTATAGAAAGCAAGTCAAAGATCTTgaagaaaagttggaaagaatGATTCTTTCTTATCAAGGGCGGATGATTTTCTGTAagagaaaagaacatgaaaattGGTTGGCAGCTCAGACTGCTGAAGGAATCCTCAGTgatttcaggaaagaaaatgctcacaagagacaaaaattaactgaaatggagtttaaattcaaatttttacaCAATGATCCTGCTGCACTTGATGTTCCAAATACAGGATTTGGCAGAGAGCATTACCCATATGTTACCAATATGAGAAGAGGGCCTCCTTgccccccacctcctccaggaatcAGGTTGGGAGTTTCTCCACATGATTTTCCACCAAGAGATTTCCCAGGTCCACCATATGCTCCATTTGCAATGAGGAATGCCTATCCACCCAGGGCTTTTCCGCCTTACTTCCACCAAGACCTGGGTTTTTCCTTCCTACCCCTATACACTGAAGGGAGAAGTGAGATCCCTGCAGGGTGGATTCCATCGTCTAATGACCCTGCAACTgaacaaaaataa